The following coding sequences lie in one Xanthomonas hyacinthi genomic window:
- a CDS encoding adenosylcobalamin-dependent ribonucleoside-diphosphate reductase, which yields MSTVRLDVVQTESKQNPIPMQPASQDIWDKKYRLKTKQGEPLDANVDGTYQRVARALADAEASEEKRAYWFERFAWALRRGAIPAGRITSNAGALEHKPATSTINCTVSGTVTDSMDGILEKVHEAGLTLKAGCGIGYEFSTLRPRGAFVAGAGAYTSGPMSFMDIFDKMCFTVSSAGGRRGAQMGTFDVSHPDVKDFIRAKREDGRLRQFNLSLLITDGFMQAVETDADWPLVFPVNRKEEADIDLTSATAVVWRDWPTHSNYIVRDDGLVACKVYGQIRARHLWDMIMVSTYDYAEPGFILIDRVNEMNNNWWCENIRATNPCGEQPLPPYGACLLGSINLTNFVRDPFTAQARFDWEEYKEVVRVFTRMLDNVVEVNGLPLQQQRDEILRKRRHGMGFLGLGSSMTMLQMKYGSAASCEFTEAIAREMAVAGWETALSLAKEKGPAPIMQETFEVTAAMLRQRPEMARDGWRVGQQIEGKRLHAKYSRYMQRIADVAPELVNELADVGARFTHHSSIAPTGTISLSLANNASNGIEPSFAHHYSRNVIREGKKSKEKVDVFSFELLAYRHLVNPKAMPFAEAADAQLPDYFISADDIHPKEHVDVQAAAQKWVDSSISKTANVPTDYPYEQFKDIYRYAHQQGLKGCTTFRFNPAAFQGVLVKEADLENTTYRFELEDGSAVEVKGNEQIEYDGEMHTAANLFDALKEGYYGKF from the coding sequence ATGAGCACGGTGCGCCTGGACGTCGTCCAGACCGAGTCCAAGCAGAACCCCATCCCGATGCAGCCGGCGTCGCAGGATATCTGGGACAAGAAGTACCGCCTGAAGACCAAGCAGGGCGAGCCGCTGGATGCCAACGTCGACGGCACCTACCAGCGCGTGGCGCGTGCGCTGGCCGACGCCGAGGCCAGCGAGGAAAAGCGCGCCTACTGGTTCGAGCGTTTCGCCTGGGCGCTGCGCCGCGGCGCGATCCCGGCCGGGCGCATCACCTCCAACGCCGGCGCGCTGGAACACAAGCCGGCCACCAGCACCATCAACTGCACCGTGTCGGGCACCGTCACCGACTCGATGGACGGCATCCTGGAGAAGGTCCACGAAGCCGGCCTGACCCTCAAGGCCGGCTGCGGCATCGGCTACGAATTCAGCACGCTGCGCCCGCGCGGCGCGTTCGTGGCCGGCGCCGGCGCCTACACCTCCGGGCCGATGTCGTTCATGGATATCTTCGACAAGATGTGCTTCACCGTGTCCTCGGCCGGCGGCCGCCGCGGCGCGCAGATGGGCACCTTCGACGTATCGCACCCGGACGTGAAGGACTTCATCCGCGCCAAGCGCGAGGACGGGCGCCTGCGCCAGTTCAACCTGTCGCTGCTGATCACCGACGGCTTCATGCAGGCGGTGGAGACCGACGCCGACTGGCCGCTGGTGTTCCCGGTCAACCGCAAGGAAGAGGCCGACATCGACCTCACCAGCGCCACCGCCGTGGTCTGGCGCGACTGGCCCACCCACAGCAACTACATCGTGCGCGACGACGGCCTGGTCGCGTGCAAGGTGTACGGGCAGATCCGCGCCCGCCACCTGTGGGACATGATCATGGTCTCCACCTACGACTACGCCGAGCCGGGCTTCATCCTGATCGACCGCGTCAACGAGATGAACAACAACTGGTGGTGCGAGAACATCCGCGCCACCAATCCCTGCGGCGAGCAGCCGCTGCCGCCGTACGGCGCCTGCCTGCTCGGCTCGATCAACCTCACCAACTTCGTGCGCGACCCGTTCACCGCGCAGGCGCGCTTCGACTGGGAGGAATACAAGGAAGTGGTGCGCGTGTTCACCCGCATGCTCGACAACGTGGTCGAGGTCAACGGCCTGCCGCTGCAGCAGCAGCGCGACGAGATCCTGCGCAAGCGCCGCCACGGCATGGGCTTCCTCGGCCTGGGCTCGAGCATGACCATGCTGCAGATGAAGTACGGCAGCGCCGCCTCCTGCGAATTCACCGAAGCCATCGCCCGCGAAATGGCCGTGGCCGGCTGGGAAACCGCGCTGAGCCTGGCCAAGGAAAAGGGCCCGGCGCCGATCATGCAGGAGACCTTCGAGGTCACCGCGGCGATGCTGCGCCAGCGCCCGGAAATGGCGCGCGACGGCTGGCGCGTGGGCCAGCAGATCGAAGGCAAGCGGCTGCACGCCAAATACAGCCGCTACATGCAGCGCATCGCCGACGTGGCGCCGGAGCTGGTGAACGAACTGGCCGACGTGGGCGCGCGCTTCACCCACCACAGCTCCATCGCCCCCACCGGCACCATCTCGCTGAGCCTGGCCAACAACGCCTCCAACGGCATCGAGCCCAGCTTCGCCCATCACTACAGCCGCAACGTGATCCGCGAAGGCAAGAAGTCCAAGGAGAAGGTGGACGTGTTCTCCTTCGAACTGCTGGCCTACCGCCACCTGGTCAACCCCAAGGCGATGCCGTTCGCCGAGGCCGCCGACGCGCAGCTGCCGGACTACTTCATCTCCGCCGACGACATCCACCCCAAGGAACACGTGGACGTGCAGGCCGCCGCGCAGAAGTGGGTGGACAGCTCCATCTCCAAGACCGCCAACGTCCCCACCGACTACCCCTACGAGCAGTTCAAGGACATCTACCGCTACGCCCACCAGCAGGGCTTGAAGGGCTGCACCACGTTCCGCTTCAACCCGGCCGCCTTCCAGGGCGTGCTGGTCAAGGAAGCGGACCTGGAGAACACCACCTACCGCTTCGAACTGGAAGACGGCAGCGCGGTGGAAGTGAAGGGCAACGAGCAGATCGAATACGACGGCGAGATGCACACCGCCGCCAACCTGTTCGACGCGCTGAAAGAAGGCTATTACGGCAAGTTCTGA
- a CDS encoding NrdJb translates to MAVKIDKKIKGYAVVTAEDKARDAALPVPAASIDRATAEAEVPVDNIIHMHERIERPDVLIGSTYKIKSPLVEHAMYVTLNDIVLNAGTEHELRRPFEIFVNSKSMEHFQWIVALTRIMSAVFRKGGDVTFLVDEMKAVFDPKGGYFKAGGVYMPSLVAELGSIVEEHMKSIGLLHDPEMSDHQRALINEKRKQYEERSKKNTEVKPAVPSPTGEGARRADEGPATTDSTADHEEDIAVTGDGASFPPSATMCHKCNTKALVIMDGCATCLNCGYSKCG, encoded by the coding sequence ATGGCCGTCAAGATCGACAAGAAAATCAAGGGCTACGCCGTTGTCACCGCCGAAGACAAGGCGCGCGACGCCGCACTGCCCGTGCCCGCCGCGTCGATCGACCGCGCCACCGCCGAGGCCGAAGTGCCGGTGGACAACATCATCCACATGCACGAGCGCATCGAGCGCCCGGACGTGCTGATCGGCAGCACCTACAAGATCAAATCGCCGTTGGTGGAACACGCCATGTACGTGACCCTCAACGACATCGTGCTCAACGCCGGCACCGAGCACGAACTGCGCCGCCCGTTCGAGATCTTCGTCAACTCCAAGTCCATGGAACACTTCCAGTGGATCGTGGCGCTGACCCGCATCATGTCCGCCGTATTCCGCAAGGGCGGCGACGTCACCTTCCTGGTCGACGAGATGAAGGCCGTGTTCGACCCCAAGGGCGGCTACTTCAAGGCCGGCGGCGTGTACATGCCCTCGCTGGTGGCCGAACTGGGCAGCATCGTCGAAGAGCACATGAAGTCGATCGGCCTGCTGCACGACCCGGAGATGAGCGACCACCAGCGCGCGCTGATCAACGAAAAGCGCAAGCAGTACGAAGAGCGCTCAAAAAAAAACACTGAAGTGAAGCCGGCCGTGCCTTCTCCTACGGGAGAAGGTGCCCGAAGGGCGGATGAGGGTCCGGCAACCACCGACTCCACCGCCGACCACGAAGAAGACATTGCGGTCACCGGCGACGGCGCGAGCTTCCCGCCGTCGGCCACGATGTGCCACAAATGCAACACCAAGGCCCTGGTGATCATGGACGGGTGCGCTACCTGTTTGAATTGTGGGTATTCGAAGTGCGGGTGA